The following is a genomic window from Pseudomonas parafulva.
GCCGCTCCAGCAACTGCCCTTCACCCTGCCCAAGCATGTGTTCGGCCGCAGGGTTGGCGTAGCGCACGTGGCTGTCCCAATGCACCCAGAGAATGCCCACGGTGCTCTGATCGATGGAGAACTGGCTCAGGCGCAGCGCCTCCTCACGGCCTTGGCGCTCCACCAGCGCCTCGCGCGCGGCCAGCAGTCCGCGCTCCAGACGTCGTTGCTGACGCCGTTGCAGGGCCAACGTCGCCAAGGCCCCCAGCAACAGCAAGCCCAACAGCAGCGCCAGATTCTGCCAGAAACCTGCCGACTCACCCCCACGTGGATACTGCGGCTGCAGCCAGCGCTGATGCAGTTGCTCCAGGGTCTTGGCCGGCAGCGCCTGCAGGCCGCGTTGCAACACCTCGGCCAGCAGTGGCCAGTCACGCCGCGAGCCGATGCGCAGCAACTGCGGCAGGCCGATATCGGCCACCACGGCCAGGTCGCTGAACTCGCTTTCGCGCGACAACCGGCTCAGTTGCGCTTCGTCCAGTACGGCAAAACGCGCCTGGCCGCTGAGCACCCGTTGCAGCGCCTCGCGGTCGTTGGCCACACCTTGCAGGTCGAGCCGCGGGTAAGTGCTGCGCAGGTAATCGGCCAGCACACCGGGCAAGCGCACCGCAACGCCGTCAGCGGCCCCGAGCTTCTCCAGATCCACCGCCCGCGTGCTGCCGCGCAGGCCCACCACAAGCTGCGGCACCCGCATGTAGGGATCGCTGAACAACCACAGGCGCAGGCTCGCCGGGGTCTGGGTGAGGCCAGGCGCGAAGTCGATCTCGCCGATTTGCAGCGCATGCTCCAGGCCGGCCTGGTCCGGGTAGTTGCGCCAGGTGAGGTCCAGGTCCAGGGCACGTGCCAGCTCGCTGACCAACTCGACGTTGGCCCCGTACAGTTGCTGCAATCGACGGTCGAACTGCGCGTAGGGCGCCTGCAACACCAGGCCTACGCGCAGGTGGCGATGGCCATCGAGCCACTGCTGCTGTGCCGGTTCCAGTTGCGCCAGCGGCGTCGCCTCCTTGGCCAGCGCGATCAAGGGCAGGCACAACCAGCCGATAACCAACAGGCAACGCAATCGCTTCATCGGGGGCTCGTCCTGGCAATGATGGCCAACTGCGTGGCCGTCGCGGGCATTTACTATTAGGCTGCCGGTATATTCTGGCCTTGGGTTGATCCATGTTCACACTTTATCGCACGTCGCTGGCCCTGTTCTGCCTGGCTGCAGCCCTTCCCCTGACCGCCCACGCCGCTGAGGCCGAGACTCCGGCCGCCCCCGCCGAGGCCGCGGCGGTGCGTGCGCCGCTGCTCGAGCGCAGCCAGGAAGATGCCCTGGCGCTGGAGCGCTTGGTGCCCAAGGCGCAGCAGCAGACCTTGCAGGCCGATGGCGAGAGCTTCCTGGCCCTGTGGAAACCCGCCAATGACAGCAACCCCAAAGGCGCAGTGATCATCGTGCCGGGTGCCGGCGAAAGCGCCGACTGGCCTGTCACCGTCGCCCCGCTGCGCAATCGCTTTCCCGATGTCGGCTGGCACAGCCTGAGCGTCAGCCTGCCCGACCTGCTGGCCGACAGCCCGCAGCCGCGCGCGGCTGATACCCCCGCACCCGCGGCCAAGGACAAGAGCGAAGGCACCAGCGCCCCCGCCAAGGACACCCCGGACGACGCCAACGCCAATGTGGCCCAGGCGACCGCGCCCGATCCGGATACCGCCC
Proteins encoded in this region:
- a CDS encoding alpha/beta hydrolase family protein; translated protein: MFTLYRTSLALFCLAAALPLTAHAAEAETPAAPAEAAAVRAPLLERSQEDALALERLVPKAQQQTLQADGESFLALWKPANDSNPKGAVIIVPGAGESADWPVTVAPLRNRFPDVGWHSLSVSLPDLLADSPQPRAADTPAPAAKDKSEGTSAPAKDTPDDANANVAQATAPDPDTAQGTDAAQASEHSDQADAARIFARLDAAVAFAQQQNAHSIVLIGHGSGAYWAARYVSEKQPPQVQKLALISAQTPARVEHDLESLVPTLKVPTADIYFVTRTRDQNAAQLRLQASKREKDSQYRQLSLIAMPGDRSAEQEQLFRRVRGWMMPQDPQESP